Proteins encoded together in one Chryseobacterium sp. G0201 window:
- the map gene encoding type I methionyl aminopeptidase, which yields MIQLKTIDELRLMKESAQLVSRTLGMLAKEIKPGITTLYLDKLAHDFIKDHGAEPAFLGYGGFPNSLCISPNDQVVHGFPNNDIVKEGDVLSVDCGAVLNGFVGDHAYTFEIGEVKPEVKKLLKVAKESLYKGIAQCVRGKRIGDISHAIQTHCEKEGYGVVKELVGHGLGRKMHEDPQVPNYGKQGSGKVIKDGLAIAIEPMINLGTEKVKFHNDGWTVTTLDNLPSAHFEHDVAVINGKPVLLSTFKYVYEALGIVSNEEEPFQMDF from the coding sequence ATGATTCAATTAAAAACAATAGACGAGCTTCGTCTTATGAAAGAAAGTGCTCAGTTGGTTTCAAGAACATTAGGAATGTTGGCGAAAGAGATCAAACCTGGGATCACCACTTTATATTTAGATAAATTAGCGCATGATTTTATTAAAGATCATGGTGCTGAACCTGCATTTTTAGGATATGGAGGTTTCCCGAACTCTTTATGTATTTCTCCAAACGATCAGGTAGTACACGGTTTTCCAAACAATGATATTGTGAAGGAAGGTGATGTACTTTCTGTAGATTGTGGAGCTGTTTTAAACGGTTTTGTTGGAGATCACGCCTATACTTTCGAGATCGGAGAAGTAAAACCTGAAGTTAAAAAACTTTTGAAAGTTGCTAAAGAATCTTTGTATAAAGGAATCGCGCAATGTGTAAGAGGAAAAAGAATTGGAGATATTTCTCACGCTATTCAGACTCATTGTGAAAAAGAAGGATATGGAGTGGTAAAAGAGCTTGTAGGTCATGGTTTAGGCAGAAAAATGCACGAAGATCCTCAGGTTCCGAACTACGGAAAACAGGGAAGCGGAAAAGTGATCAAAGACGGTTTGGCAATTGCTATCGAGCCAATGATCAACCTTGGAACGGAGAAAGTGAAATTCCATAATGATGGCTGGACAGTGACTACTTTAGATAACTTGCCTTCTGCACATTTCGAACACGATGTAGCTGTAATCAACGGGAAACCGGTATTGCTTTCTACATTTAAATATGTTTACGAGGCTTTAGGGATTGTAAGTAATGAAGAGGAGCCTTTCCAAATGGATTTTTAA